A single window of Pirellulales bacterium DNA harbors:
- a CDS encoding PIN domain-containing protein, with the protein MSRAFADSYFYLALADPRDSGYVRAQVLSRTWNGAIVTTQWVLMEVGDALCAPRDRPRFLALLGLLAADPNVSIVPAEPSWFERGLDLYRRRPDKEWSLTDCISFVVMEDEGLREALTADVHFEQAGFIALLRDEP; encoded by the coding sequence ATGAGTCGCGCGTTCGCCGACAGCTACTTTTACTTGGCGCTCGCGGATCCGCGCGACAGCGGCTACGTGCGCGCACAAGTGCTGAGTAGGACATGGAATGGCGCGATCGTGACGACGCAATGGGTGCTGATGGAAGTGGGCGACGCACTTTGCGCTCCGCGGGACCGTCCCAGGTTTCTCGCATTGCTCGGTCTCCTTGCCGCGGATCCGAACGTGTCGATTGTGCCGGCGGAGCCTTCGTGGTTCGAGCGCGGACTCGACCTTTACCGCCGCCGGCCCGACAAAGAATGGTCGCTCACCGACTGCATCAGCTTCGTGGTCATGGAGGACGAGGGACTCCGAGAGGCGTTGACCGCCGACGTGCATTTCGAGCAAGCTGGGTTTATTGCACTGCTTCGAGATGAGCCATGA
- a CDS encoding methyltransferase — MTTESLPMPGNVSPQLIFDTLNAFQRSAALKSAIELDLFTAIAQGRDNPKSLAAACGAAERGVRILADYLAVIGLLTKSHDRWKLTPDSALFLDRRSPAYLGGAVEFMGSDEHRRQFDELTASVRRGGARDDDQSVLAPDHEAWVRFARGMAGLMATPAEALADRVVGPAPWPMKVLDIAAGHGLFGIAVARHNPQSTIVAVDWPNVLAVAVENAKQAGVVDRYQTLPGSAFDVDFGDGYDVVLLTNFLHHFDRSAIDKVMRKVYAALKPGGRAFALEFVPHDDRVTPHTSASFALVMLGTTPAGDAYTFAEYREMFVAAGFSRCECSDLEPTVQQLIVAHR; from the coding sequence ATGACCACGGAGAGCCTTCCCATGCCCGGCAACGTCTCGCCCCAACTGATCTTCGATACGCTGAACGCCTTTCAGCGATCGGCCGCGCTGAAGTCCGCGATCGAGCTCGATCTGTTTACGGCCATCGCCCAGGGCCGCGATAACCCGAAGTCGTTGGCCGCGGCCTGCGGCGCCGCCGAGCGCGGCGTGCGCATTCTGGCCGATTACCTGGCGGTGATCGGGCTGTTGACCAAGTCGCACGACCGCTGGAAGCTGACGCCCGACTCGGCGCTGTTCCTCGACCGGCGATCGCCGGCCTATCTGGGCGGGGCCGTCGAGTTCATGGGTTCGGACGAGCACCGCCGCCAGTTCGACGAGCTCACCGCCTCGGTCCGCAGGGGCGGGGCGCGCGACGACGATCAAAGCGTACTCGCTCCCGACCATGAGGCCTGGGTCCGATTTGCCCGTGGCATGGCCGGGCTGATGGCCACGCCGGCCGAGGCTCTGGCCGACCGGGTCGTCGGGCCGGCCCCGTGGCCGATGAAAGTGCTCGACATCGCGGCCGGCCACGGGCTGTTCGGCATCGCCGTCGCCCGCCACAATCCGCAATCCACGATCGTCGCCGTCGATTGGCCGAACGTGCTGGCCGTGGCCGTGGAGAATGCAAAGCAGGCGGGCGTGGTGGACCGCTACCAGACGCTGCCGGGCAGCGCCTTCGACGTCGACTTCGGCGACGGTTACGACGTGGTTTTGCTGACGAACTTCCTGCATCACTTCGACCGATCGGCCATCGACAAGGTGATGCGCAAGGTATACGCGGCACTCAAGCCCGGCGGCCGTGCATTCGCGCTGGAGTTTGTGCCCCACGACGACCGCGTGACGCCGCATACCTCGGCTTCCTTCGCGCTGGTGATGCTGGGCACGACGCCGGCCGGCGACGCCTACACGTTTGCCGAGTACCGCGAAATGTTCGTCGCCGCCGGCTTTTCGCGCTGCGAGTGCTCTGACCTGGAACCGACCGTGCAGCAGCTCATTGTGGCCCATCGCTGA
- a CDS encoding vWA domain-containing protein, protein MHVLWVWLSRYLAEPWLDEHDLLAEAYQTSDPGIGFWARFLQGAIASGIAHAVLLIGLAQWHLVEPLKEPPALLSVVPSLDETPIEALDVDYLPAEETEEQSDNALAATSMSSAPVIEDEPLLTSVSEPTEMTATIELPPMLTALSGFELSDVVVQTGSVGVEVTEVEGAVDRLTEEILTNLEESRVLVVWLMDASISLKPDRQAAADRLQHIYQEIDASGGADGEALRSCVVAFGQQVQELAPPTADYHQIVEAIHKVPTDPSGIENVFSAVLTCVVRYQKERVQEHRRVMIVIWTDESGNDYARLEDAVQFCRNNVVPVYIVGPSAMFGKEQGTLSYLHTDGKRYQLPVDRGPDSVREERLHLPYWFEGSQYETLHAGLGPFALTRLAHESGGAYFIKDNPGDGSPFAIETMRRYEPEYNSPDEYLRAAGHSQLRKAVLAVVDFTRQRKFKGTPRLSFAPTGQSYFNEMREAQETAAYDSMLLQQCLGVFGARGLEQAYSRETSPRWRAWYDLTYGRLLAMMVRCNEYNWACATMKAKGADFVDKKSNRWQFKPDGNLHYGSQDERMAKEATRLLTRCVKDNPGTPWAVLAQRELKDPFGFKVVEAYVAPPPPPPKAKPGKPAPPPPPPSNQRRTEQPRKLQKPVEADLPKL, encoded by the coding sequence GGCACCTCGTCGAACCGCTGAAGGAACCACCCGCCCTGCTGTCGGTCGTTCCGTCGCTCGACGAGACGCCGATCGAGGCCCTTGACGTCGACTATCTTCCGGCGGAAGAAACCGAGGAGCAATCCGACAACGCCTTGGCGGCCACCAGCATGTCGTCGGCCCCGGTGATCGAAGACGAGCCGCTGCTGACCAGCGTCAGCGAGCCGACCGAAATGACGGCCACCATCGAGCTGCCGCCGATGCTCACCGCGCTGAGCGGCTTCGAGCTGAGCGATGTGGTGGTGCAAACGGGCAGCGTCGGCGTGGAAGTCACCGAGGTCGAGGGCGCGGTCGATCGGCTCACGGAAGAAATCCTGACCAACCTCGAAGAAAGCCGCGTGCTGGTCGTCTGGCTGATGGACGCTTCGATCAGCCTCAAGCCCGACCGTCAGGCCGCCGCTGACCGGCTGCAACATATCTATCAAGAGATCGACGCTTCGGGCGGGGCTGACGGCGAGGCGCTGCGGAGTTGCGTGGTGGCCTTCGGCCAACAGGTGCAAGAACTCGCCCCGCCGACGGCCGACTATCATCAGATCGTGGAAGCCATTCACAAGGTGCCGACCGACCCGTCGGGCATCGAGAACGTCTTTTCGGCCGTGCTCACCTGCGTGGTCCGCTATCAGAAAGAGCGGGTGCAAGAGCACCGCCGAGTGATGATCGTGATCTGGACCGACGAGTCGGGCAACGACTACGCCAGGCTGGAAGACGCGGTGCAATTCTGCCGCAACAACGTGGTGCCGGTCTATATCGTCGGACCGTCGGCGATGTTCGGCAAAGAGCAGGGCACGCTGTCGTACCTGCACACCGACGGCAAACGCTATCAACTGCCGGTCGACCGCGGCCCCGATTCGGTGCGCGAGGAACGGCTGCACTTGCCTTACTGGTTCGAGGGAAGCCAATATGAAACGCTGCACGCCGGCCTGGGGCCGTTCGCCCTCACGCGGCTGGCGCACGAGTCGGGCGGGGCGTATTTCATCAAGGACAATCCGGGCGACGGCTCGCCGTTTGCCATCGAGACCATGCGACGCTACGAGCCGGAGTATAACTCGCCCGACGAGTATCTGCGGGCGGCGGGCCACAGTCAGTTGCGAAAGGCGGTGCTCGCCGTCGTCGATTTCACGCGGCAACGCAAGTTCAAAGGAACGCCGCGGCTCTCATTCGCTCCCACCGGGCAAAGCTACTTCAACGAGATGCGCGAGGCGCAAGAGACCGCCGCCTACGACAGCATGCTGTTGCAGCAGTGCCTGGGCGTTTTCGGCGCGCGGGGCCTGGAGCAGGCGTACTCCAGGGAAACCTCGCCGCGCTGGCGGGCCTGGTACGACCTGACCTACGGGCGGCTGCTGGCGATGATGGTGCGGTGCAATGAATACAACTGGGCCTGCGCCACGATGAAGGCCAAGGGCGCCGATTTCGTCGACAAGAAATCGAACCGTTGGCAATTCAAGCCCGACGGCAACTTGCACTATGGCAGCCAGGACGAGCGGATGGCCAAAGAGGCCACGCGGCTCTTGACGCGCTGCGTAAAAGACAACCCCGGCACGCCCTGGGCGGTGTTGGCCCAGCGCGAGTTGAAAGATCCGTTCGGCTTCAAAGTCGTGGAAGCGTACGTCGCTCCTCCACCGCCGCCGCCCAAAGCGAAGCCGGGCAAGCCCGCACCACCGCCTCCACCCCCGTCAAACCAGCGCCGCACCGAACAGCCTCGCAAACTGCAGAAGCCGGTCGAGGCGGACTTGCCGAAGCTTTAG